The Cicer arietinum cultivar CDC Frontier isolate Library 1 chromosome 1, Cicar.CDCFrontier_v2.0, whole genome shotgun sequence genome contains the following window.
CTAAATGAAagtaaattgaatatttattttataacaataaatgaaattgataaaaaaataaatgatagtTATGAATTATGATAAACTTTCATTTATAACTTGAATACAAATCATAAACACTCAAAGTCTTTAGAGAAACATGGATAATATGTAATGTGATTACATACAATTATTTCTTTGATATTGTCCAATTaagattatataatttataatttaaaataaaatttgattattattattattatttatttaaaatctgtattaaaaatatgaatagttTAATCTTAGAAACATCCCTATACGTAACACGGGATTATAACGGCGTATGTTCTaaacatttaattatataaCATGTCAAAGATAAGTTGGATTTGGAAGATACATTAAAGCTAGAGCAAGCCTCATAGCTCATAAAATTAACACACCAATGAAATACTTAACTAAAAACAGGGGTTTGAAGTCACGCCTTGCGGGATATGAGCTGAATTGTTACCCACACTAAACCAACATTGATGGGTGCCCAAATCACTTATTTTCTTACTAAGCAAATACACAAAATATAAGTCTATACTTACCCCATTGACTTCTTAGATATGAGGTGGTGGTATTCATATATAGACGCCACATCAACATGTATGTGTTTTCACTAGTATTTTTGTCAACAATTAAACCCATAAAAACAAGCGACAgaaactaaaatcaataaaaaaaggaaatcatttaagaaacatttattcattcggTGAAGCAATATGTCAGCGTTCAACCGACACCATTCTATAAAATGAAAGACAATCAAGTAACTGTAAACACAACCAAAATGATGAAGCAGAACGAAAGAACCAGTAGCAGCAATTGCGAAGtaaaactcgaaaccctaaacagaGTACTCATAAAACCCTCCAAACCAACACCACCAAACCTTCAAACCTTCAAACTCTCTTTACTAGATCAACTTTCTCCCAATTTTCATGGCAACACCACTTTCTTCTACCCCAATTACAACAACATTAACCATTCTTCTCACTTCTTAGAAAAATCCAAACTTCTCCAAAACTCACTCTCTCAAACACTCACCCTTTTCTACCCTCTCGCCGGAAACCTCCAAGACGCCGCCACCATTAACTGCAACGACGGCGGCGTTTTCTTCATCGAATCTCAAACCAACACGACTCTCTCCGAAATTCTAACAAACCCCGATTTCGACACCTTCGAATGTTTCCTCCCAAGCACCGacgaaaaacaaatattaaaccTCTTATTAATCCGATTCACCTTGTTCGATTGCGGTTCCACCGCAATTACCGTATCCCTCACACACAAGATCGCTGACTTCAATACTCTCATCACATTCCTCAAAACATGGACCGCCGTCTGCGGCGGAGACACCAAAATACTCCCTGATTTAACCACCGCCGTTAACCTATTTCCTCCGAGAGAATTTCCCGCCATTTCCGCATCAGTAAAaacttcaaacaaaaaaataacttcTAGAAGATTCATTTTCGAAGCTTC
Protein-coding sequences here:
- the LOC101497773 gene encoding stemmadenine O-acetyltransferase-like, with amino-acid sequence MMKQNERTSSSNCEVKLETLNRVLIKPSKPTPPNLQTFKLSLLDQLSPNFHGNTTFFYPNYNNINHSSHFLEKSKLLQNSLSQTLTLFYPLAGNLQDAATINCNDGGVFFIESQTNTTLSEILTNPDFDTFECFLPSTDEKQILNLLLIRFTLFDCGSTAITVSLTHKIADFNTLITFLKTWTAVCGGDTKILPDLTTAVNLFPPREFPAISASVKTSNKKITSRRFIFEASKIEELKTRVKRTVEFNPTRVEVVLALIWKCALSTTATKTTSFFKHSILLQAVNLRTRMEPTIPENAVGNLIWPFSVTVEDECHVAIDEMVKRMRKGMREFIESKVERFKEEGWFEFVMESLKERVKINEGSLVIYRSSSWCNFPLLENDFGWGKPVWSCSVNKVVSNTIALMDTKDGCGVEAFVTLDEDHMEFFQQDQELLNYAMLNPRIII